A single genomic interval of Longimicrobium sp. harbors:
- a CDS encoding diguanylate cyclase produces MTAARFVLAALLLFLPPAAHAQAADTLSLGGEWRFQQGDDPAWAAAGLNDRGWRTMAVPSEWETTIGEYDGFGWYRREVVLPPSLRGAPVGLRFATVGDAFEVFWNGVRVGGSGRMPPNFVEGALSVLIFVPDSLLSRAADGRHVLAVRVFNDYAYGGVMGSVRVGRYDVLAQQRSPRPVVIGGLVSFFLAIGVYHLAFFLRRRAARENLWFAGVCLAVSVYGATYADEVGQAVMPWINPYRLGVLAMLAGGPFFVALIDELFGLRGARHTRRVTAVLAACFGATLALPLRMLAELVLWMDAAIAIGLMVIVWRAWRMGRKGTAHAGTLLFGTAAFSGTMLYDVLSEYSSLVPVARLLPGTPSAFWVGFLVFVVTVGIATAGRWALTEVTALTDPMTGLSRRHVLEDALRRESERVRRTGGSLALVLIDLDHFKRVNDTHGHRVGDLVLERVGRLLRATTRNLDLPSRFGGEEFAVLLYDTDLAGALSFAERFRGTLRDMRCEVAHGQTVRVTASVGVAVGTDLVDPQMLVELADQALYRAKNSGRDRLVSVTLDAAEHEFVAAR; encoded by the coding sequence GTGACCGCCGCCCGTTTCGTCCTGGCAGCCCTTCTGCTCTTCCTGCCCCCGGCCGCGCATGCGCAGGCCGCGGACACGCTTTCGCTCGGGGGCGAGTGGCGGTTCCAGCAGGGCGACGATCCCGCGTGGGCCGCCGCCGGGCTGAACGACCGGGGCTGGCGCACCATGGCGGTGCCCAGCGAGTGGGAAACCACCATCGGTGAATACGACGGGTTCGGCTGGTACCGCCGCGAGGTGGTGCTTCCCCCGTCGCTGCGCGGCGCGCCGGTGGGGCTGCGCTTCGCCACCGTGGGCGACGCCTTCGAGGTGTTCTGGAACGGCGTGCGGGTGGGCGGCAGCGGACGGATGCCTCCGAACTTCGTGGAGGGCGCCCTCTCGGTGCTGATCTTCGTTCCCGACTCGCTGCTTTCGCGGGCGGCGGACGGGCGCCACGTGCTGGCGGTGCGGGTGTTCAACGACTACGCGTACGGCGGGGTGATGGGCTCGGTGCGGGTGGGCCGGTACGACGTGCTTGCCCAGCAGCGCTCGCCCCGTCCCGTGGTCATCGGCGGGCTGGTGTCGTTCTTCCTGGCCATCGGCGTGTACCACCTGGCGTTCTTCCTGCGCCGCCGCGCCGCGCGCGAAAACCTGTGGTTCGCCGGGGTCTGCCTGGCCGTTTCCGTCTACGGCGCCACCTACGCCGACGAGGTGGGGCAGGCGGTGATGCCGTGGATCAATCCGTACCGCCTGGGCGTGCTGGCCATGCTGGCGGGCGGGCCGTTCTTCGTGGCGCTGATCGACGAGCTGTTCGGGCTGCGCGGCGCGCGCCACACCCGCCGGGTGACGGCGGTGCTGGCGGCCTGCTTCGGGGCCACCCTGGCGCTGCCGCTGCGGATGCTGGCGGAGCTGGTGCTGTGGATGGATGCCGCCATCGCCATCGGGCTGATGGTGATCGTGTGGCGCGCGTGGCGGATGGGGCGCAAGGGCACGGCGCACGCGGGCACGCTGCTCTTTGGCACGGCGGCGTTCTCGGGCACCATGCTGTACGACGTGCTCAGCGAGTACTCCAGCCTGGTGCCCGTGGCGCGGCTGCTGCCGGGCACGCCCTCGGCGTTCTGGGTGGGATTCCTGGTGTTCGTGGTGACGGTGGGCATCGCCACGGCGGGGCGCTGGGCGCTCACCGAGGTGACGGCGCTCACCGACCCCATGACCGGGCTGTCGCGCCGCCACGTGCTGGAAGACGCGCTCCGGCGCGAGTCGGAGCGGGTGCGGCGCACGGGGGGCTCGCTGGCGCTGGTGCTGATCGACCTGGACCACTTCAAGCGGGTCAACGACACCCACGGCCACCGCGTGGGCGACCTGGTGCTGGAGCGGGTGGGCCGGCTTCTGCGCGCCACCACGCGCAACCTGGACCTGCCCTCGCGCTTCGGCGGCGAGGAGTTCGCCGTGCTGCTGTACGACACCGACCTGGCGGGCGCGCTGAGCTTCGCCGAGCGGTTCCGCGGCACCCTGCGCGACATGCGCTGCGAGGTGGCGCACGGGCAAACGGTACGGGTGACGGCCAGCGTGGGCGTGGCGGTGGGCACGGACCTGGTGGACCCCCAGATGCTGGTGGAGCTGGCCGACCAGGCGCTGTACCGCGCCAAGAACAGCGGCCGCGACCGGCTCGTATCCGTTACGCTGGATGCCGCAGAGCACGAGTTCGTCGCCGCGCGGTAA
- a CDS encoding DUF3667 domain-containing protein — protein MPDPTAAPPPFPSAGPEPPDPRGEPPVPISPIRRQRWWARETRRTPDRPCLNCGDTTVGFFCRNCGQRKADVRVSLRRMLMEVMDDQLSLNSTLPRTIGALLFRPGHLTAEYVQGRIMRYVPPFRLYLVTSVLFFILLPVVADVNRIADEVTLDSEQNDARERAQDDSARIVDQRARADSVKARIAAVRRGEVPRGEVAPPPLPPVPPKPDSGKVSLNLAFSDTNRVPAWLKPLNRRMQRTEDRLEGMPPREALRTVLAAMEENAPKGVFLMMPLFAFILKLLYVRRKRFYVEHFVFALHVHAMAFLLFTVGMVSGLGWLRNVLSLWMTLYVFLAMRKVYGQGIIRTFLKFCALGGAYMIFGMTVGAIATLMFAALSM, from the coding sequence ATGCCAGACCCGACCGCCGCGCCACCGCCGTTCCCCTCGGCCGGCCCCGAGCCCCCCGACCCGCGGGGCGAGCCGCCAGTGCCCATCTCTCCCATCCGCCGCCAGCGCTGGTGGGCGCGGGAAACGCGGCGAACGCCGGATCGCCCGTGCTTGAACTGCGGCGACACGACGGTGGGCTTCTTCTGCCGCAACTGCGGGCAGCGCAAGGCCGACGTCCGCGTGTCGCTGCGGCGCATGCTGATGGAGGTGATGGACGACCAGCTGTCGCTGAACTCCACGCTGCCCCGCACCATCGGCGCGCTGCTGTTTCGCCCGGGGCACCTGACCGCCGAGTACGTGCAGGGGCGCATCATGCGCTACGTGCCGCCCTTCCGGCTGTACCTGGTGACGTCGGTGCTGTTCTTCATCCTGCTCCCCGTAGTCGCGGACGTAAACCGCATCGCCGACGAGGTGACCCTCGACAGCGAGCAGAACGATGCGCGCGAGCGGGCCCAGGACGACTCGGCACGCATCGTCGACCAACGGGCCCGGGCCGATTCCGTCAAGGCGCGCATCGCCGCGGTCCGGCGTGGCGAGGTGCCCAGGGGCGAGGTGGCGCCTCCGCCCCTTCCGCCCGTGCCTCCGAAGCCGGACAGCGGCAAGGTGAGCCTGAACCTGGCGTTCAGCGACACGAACAGGGTCCCCGCGTGGCTGAAGCCGCTGAACCGGCGGATGCAGCGCACCGAGGACCGCCTGGAAGGCATGCCCCCGCGCGAGGCGCTGCGGACGGTGCTGGCGGCGATGGAAGAGAACGCGCCCAAGGGCGTATTCCTGATGATGCCGCTCTTCGCCTTCATCCTGAAGCTGCTGTACGTGCGGCGGAAGCGGTTCTACGTGGAGCACTTCGTCTTTGCGCTTCACGTGCACGCGATGGCGTTCCTGCTGTTCACGGTGGGGATGGTGTCGGGGCTGGGCTGGCTGCGCAACGTCCTGTCGCTGTGGATGACGCTGTACGTGTTCCTGGCGATGAGGAAGGTGTACGGCCAAGGCATCATCCGCACGTTCCTGAAGTTCTGCGCGCTGGGCGGCGCGTACATGATCTTCGGGATGACGGTGGGCGCCATCGCGACGCTGATGTTCGCCGCGCTCAGCATGTAG
- a CDS encoding class I SAM-dependent methyltransferase — translation MPLNTLAWNRVRYTLLAPLYDTVAGFRPQRKRSLELLDARAGERVLIDGCGTGADLAFLHADVQVVATDITPAMVERTRHRALGLGRSVDARVMDAQALEFADASFDAVVLHLVLAVVPDPVAAVREAARVLKPGGRAVVFDKWVPDDREPSLLRRAGNLVSGVVATEITRKLGPLVAATPLVVEHQEPAGAGGFFSITLLRKPPSGES, via the coding sequence ATGCCGCTGAACACCCTCGCCTGGAACCGCGTCCGCTACACCCTGCTGGCCCCGCTGTATGACACGGTGGCCGGCTTTCGGCCACAGCGGAAGCGGTCGCTGGAGCTGCTGGATGCGCGGGCCGGCGAACGCGTCCTGATCGACGGCTGCGGAACCGGCGCCGACCTGGCCTTTCTCCACGCGGACGTTCAGGTCGTAGCGACAGACATCACGCCGGCGATGGTCGAGCGCACCCGGCATCGGGCGCTGGGGCTGGGCAGGAGCGTGGACGCGCGGGTGATGGATGCCCAGGCGCTGGAGTTCGCCGACGCCTCGTTCGACGCCGTGGTGCTTCACCTGGTCCTGGCCGTGGTGCCCGATCCCGTGGCCGCCGTCCGTGAAGCCGCTCGCGTGCTGAAGCCCGGAGGCCGGGCAGTGGTCTTCGACAAGTGGGTCCCCGACGACCGCGAGCCCTCGCTCCTGCGGCGCGCCGGCAACCTCGTCTCTGGCGTGGTGGCGACGGAAATCACACGCAAGCTGGGTCCGCTGGTGGCCGCCACCCCACTGGTGGTGGAGCACCAGGAACCCGCTGGGGCTGGGGGCTTCTTCTCCATCACCCTGCTGCGCAAGCCGCCATCCGGCGAGTCCTGA
- a CDS encoding lysophospholipid acyltransferase family protein — MLKRLVSLWVWVSAALVVLVWVPWLALVYAATVPSDPGRYTVGRWFRRAAVTLTRLNPFWKFRTTGFLVPDPRRPYVAVANHESIADIFLLSHLPWEMKWLSKEAIFKIPLMGWMMRMAGDIAVRRGDVKSRMQALDACRDRLGKHVSVMIMPEGTRSSTGEIQKFHDGAFRLAIETGSPILPIAVAGTRACITKGSWIVGRANAIARVLPPIETAGLTLDDVPALRDRVRELIIEARAGLLRELQSA, encoded by the coding sequence ATGCTGAAGCGCCTGGTTTCTCTCTGGGTCTGGGTATCGGCCGCACTGGTGGTCCTGGTCTGGGTTCCGTGGCTGGCGCTGGTGTACGCCGCCACCGTGCCGTCCGACCCCGGCCGCTACACCGTGGGCCGCTGGTTTCGCCGCGCCGCCGTCACGCTCACGCGGCTGAACCCGTTCTGGAAGTTCCGCACGACGGGCTTCCTGGTTCCCGACCCGCGGCGGCCGTACGTGGCCGTGGCCAACCACGAGTCCATCGCCGACATCTTCCTTCTTTCGCACCTGCCGTGGGAAATGAAGTGGCTCTCCAAGGAAGCCATCTTCAAGATCCCGCTGATGGGGTGGATGATGAGGATGGCGGGTGACATCGCCGTGCGCCGCGGCGACGTGAAGAGCCGCATGCAGGCGCTGGACGCCTGCCGCGACCGGCTGGGCAAACACGTGTCGGTGATGATCATGCCCGAGGGAACGCGCTCGTCCACGGGCGAGATCCAGAAGTTCCACGACGGCGCTTTTCGCCTGGCCATCGAGACGGGGTCTCCCATCCTGCCCATCGCCGTGGCGGGCACGCGGGCCTGCATCACCAAGGGGTCGTGGATCGTGGGCCGGGCCAATGCCATCGCGCGGGTGCTGCCCCCCATCGAGACGGCGGGGCTCACGCTGGACGACGTGCCCGCCCTGCGCGACCGCGTCCGCGAGCTGATCATCGAGGCCCGCGCCGGGCTGCTGCGCGAGCTCCAGTCGGCCTGA
- a CDS encoding TraR/DksA family transcriptional regulator, whose translation MTAVQQPLAPHEREMIRDELLRSLTKLERSLKSSGAAARPRDLEQDTVGRLSRVEALQNAGFTKNLEAREKAQLEQILSALRRLEDGSYGACNGCGAPIPFERLQIFPETLACGTCARG comes from the coding sequence ATGACCGCAGTACAGCAGCCGCTCGCCCCCCACGAGCGCGAAATGATCCGGGACGAGCTCCTGCGCAGCCTCACCAAGCTGGAGCGCAGCCTCAAGTCCAGCGGCGCCGCGGCGCGCCCGCGCGACCTGGAGCAGGACACGGTGGGCCGCCTGTCGCGCGTGGAGGCGCTTCAGAACGCCGGCTTCACCAAGAACCTGGAAGCGCGCGAAAAGGCGCAGCTGGAGCAGATTCTTTCGGCGCTGCGGCGGCTGGAAGACGGGTCGTACGGGGCCTGCAACGGCTGCGGCGCGCCCATCCCCTTCGAGCGGCTGCAGATCTTCCCCGAGACGCTGGCCTGCGGCACCTGCGCCCGGGGTTGA
- a CDS encoding XdhC family protein: protein MIEDMAVFTAAEEAAREGRPVVLATIVRCKGSTPRGVGSKMLVDPERGLTGTVGGGCGEAEVIEAAREVVSTGQPRMLRIDLTEDLFSWSPAVCGGVFDVFLERV from the coding sequence ATGATCGAAGACATGGCCGTGTTCACCGCGGCCGAAGAGGCGGCGCGCGAGGGCCGGCCGGTGGTGCTGGCGACCATCGTGCGCTGCAAGGGCTCGACACCGCGCGGCGTAGGAAGCAAAATGCTGGTGGACCCGGAGCGGGGGCTTACCGGCACCGTGGGCGGCGGATGCGGCGAGGCCGAGGTGATCGAGGCCGCGCGCGAGGTGGTGAGCACGGGCCAGCCGCGCATGCTGCGCATCGACCTGACCGAAGACCTGTTCTCGTGGAGCCCCGCCGTCTGCGGCGGCGTGTTCGACGTGTTCCTGGAGCGCGTGTGA
- a CDS encoding XdhC family protein translates to MPQRLTLADALHHAREALAGGEAVVSVAVLSSDEDGPAAGERMSVWANRHEGTLGDVNLDEAALRIARTALGESDRPETHDVEAAGRRCTVYVEPHRAPPELVIVGAGHVARPLCRTGAMLGFRVTVLDDRPEFATRERFPEADEVRPARFDDPFRDVRIGRGTYLVLVTRGHKYDFEALRDVLHRPELPAYVGMIGSRRRTRAALEQLARDGVPDERLRRVHAPIGLHLGGETPEEIALAIAAEIVMVRRGGTGQPLRDRERVAERWVRSGG, encoded by the coding sequence GTGCCCCAGCGGCTGACGCTGGCGGACGCGCTTCACCACGCGCGCGAGGCGCTGGCGGGGGGCGAGGCGGTGGTGAGCGTGGCCGTGCTGTCGTCGGACGAGGACGGCCCCGCGGCGGGGGAGCGGATGTCCGTTTGGGCCAATCGGCACGAGGGCACGCTGGGAGACGTGAATCTCGATGAGGCCGCGCTGCGTATCGCCCGCACGGCGCTGGGGGAGTCGGACCGGCCGGAGACGCACGACGTGGAGGCCGCGGGGCGCCGCTGCACGGTGTACGTGGAGCCCCATCGCGCGCCGCCGGAGCTGGTGATCGTGGGGGCTGGGCACGTCGCACGGCCGCTGTGCCGCACGGGCGCCATGCTGGGCTTTCGCGTGACGGTGCTGGACGACCGCCCCGAGTTCGCCACCCGCGAGCGCTTTCCGGAGGCGGACGAGGTGAGGCCGGCGCGCTTCGACGACCCGTTCCGGGACGTGCGCATCGGGCGCGGCACGTACCTGGTGCTGGTGACGCGGGGCCACAAGTACGATTTCGAGGCGCTTCGCGACGTGCTCCATCGCCCCGAGCTGCCGGCGTACGTGGGGATGATCGGCAGCCGCCGGCGCACGCGGGCGGCGCTGGAGCAGCTGGCGCGCGACGGGGTGCCCGACGAGCGGCTGCGCAGGGTGCACGCCCCCATCGGGCTGCACCTGGGCGGCGAAACGCCGGAAGAGATCGCCCTGGCCATCGCGGCGGAAATCGTGATGGTGCGGCGCGGGGGAACGGGGCAGCCGCTGCGCGACCGCGAGCGCGTCGCCGAGCGCTGGGTGCGGTCCGGCGGCTGA
- a CDS encoding nucleotidyltransferase family protein — MIVGIVLAAGLSRRMGEPKAFLRAGEGTFLDRVVHALGAACDRVIVVTGPDDQPAAHDIREAATRLGASVAINPDRGSPQLRSLQAGLAAVPPETRAVIACPVDIPDVTPDLALQLARVFSESGAPVVLPSRAGKHGHPVLFARSVFAELARTDLPEGARTVVHAHLGELREVPVDALPADVDTPADYRRWREAACPSG, encoded by the coding sequence ATGATCGTTGGCATCGTGCTGGCCGCCGGCCTTTCGCGCCGGATGGGCGAGCCCAAGGCGTTTCTGCGCGCCGGGGAAGGGACGTTCCTGGACCGCGTGGTCCACGCGCTCGGTGCGGCGTGCGACCGCGTGATCGTGGTGACGGGGCCCGATGACCAACCGGCCGCCCATGACATCCGCGAGGCGGCCACGCGGCTCGGCGCGTCCGTGGCCATCAACCCCGACCGCGGGTCGCCCCAGCTGCGCTCGCTGCAGGCGGGGCTGGCGGCGGTTCCGCCCGAAACGCGCGCCGTGATCGCCTGCCCGGTAGACATTCCCGACGTTACGCCCGACCTGGCCCTGCAGCTCGCGCGCGTGTTCAGCGAGTCCGGCGCGCCCGTCGTGCTGCCCTCGCGCGCCGGAAAGCACGGGCACCCGGTGCTGTTCGCGCGCTCCGTCTTCGCCGAGTTGGCGAGGACCGACCTGCCCGAGGGCGCGCGCACCGTGGTCCATGCGCACTTGGGCGAGCTGCGCGAGGTGCCGGTGGACGCGCTTCCCGCGGACGTGGACACCCCCGCAGACTACCGCCGCTGGCGCGAGGCCGCGTGCCCCAGCGGCTGA
- a CDS encoding ATP-binding protein, producing the protein MTVEELRESLEQLQRQGTEQTSVEAKRARDGVPKRIWETLSAFANTPGGGVLLLGVDEEAGFAPAGVANPAKIQADLGAVAAQMEPPLRPLLQVFDVDGASIVAAEVPELPASAKPCYYQGAGLPNGAFIRVGDGDRKLTPYEVQALFEARGQPRHDLEPLEGTTLEDLDPELVGGLLRRLRGRESGPYRSWTDEQALRALKVLVPAADGKTVVSLQGWTCFAQYPQERFPNLCVTFLRYPTPEAGRPGPQGERFLDNVKVEGPVPVMVVETLRAIKRNMQRRGIVQGLFREDLWEYPETVLREALVNALGHRDLSPQARGSQVQVHMFPDRIEFQSPGGLFGPIQPDQLGEPGVQSSRNAFLMKVLEDLPPPGESRPLCENRGTGLTAMIEQLRRSGMSPPRFDVSLTRFRVVLPNHSLYDEETLRWLEDLAKGEPVSEAQRQALAFARHNGTLTNGDYCRVAGRDSRVATRELNELVDRGVLERTGAGRWSTYALRDRTEPGAAPRPRRDRADEIVDLLRSSDSLSAREIAAKLGLSASGARHWLSRLRRAGRIRSSARTPTSPETRYVLDDVRQA; encoded by the coding sequence ATGACGGTGGAAGAGTTGCGGGAGTCGCTGGAACAGCTTCAGCGCCAGGGAACGGAGCAGACCAGCGTAGAAGCGAAGCGTGCGCGCGATGGCGTGCCCAAGCGCATCTGGGAAACGCTCTCGGCCTTCGCGAACACGCCGGGCGGCGGCGTACTCCTTCTTGGCGTAGACGAGGAGGCGGGGTTCGCGCCCGCGGGCGTTGCCAATCCGGCGAAGATACAGGCCGACCTGGGCGCGGTCGCCGCGCAGATGGAGCCGCCCCTGCGCCCCCTGCTGCAGGTGTTCGACGTCGACGGCGCCTCCATCGTGGCGGCCGAGGTCCCGGAGCTCCCCGCCAGCGCAAAGCCCTGCTACTACCAGGGTGCGGGGCTGCCGAACGGCGCCTTCATCCGCGTCGGGGACGGTGATCGCAAGCTCACCCCGTACGAGGTGCAGGCGCTGTTCGAAGCGCGCGGCCAGCCGCGCCACGACCTGGAGCCGCTGGAGGGAACTACGCTGGAGGACCTGGATCCCGAACTGGTGGGAGGGCTGCTGCGCCGCCTGCGCGGCCGTGAGAGCGGCCCCTACCGAAGCTGGACGGACGAGCAGGCGCTGCGGGCCCTGAAGGTGCTCGTTCCCGCCGCGGACGGAAAGACGGTGGTTTCGCTCCAGGGGTGGACCTGCTTCGCGCAGTATCCGCAGGAGCGCTTTCCCAATCTGTGCGTCACCTTCCTTCGCTATCCCACGCCCGAGGCCGGGCGTCCCGGCCCCCAGGGCGAGCGGTTCCTGGACAACGTGAAAGTCGAGGGGCCCGTGCCGGTGATGGTTGTAGAGACGTTGCGGGCCATCAAGCGCAACATGCAGCGGCGGGGCATTGTCCAGGGGCTGTTTCGCGAAGACCTGTGGGAATATCCAGAAACGGTGCTGCGCGAGGCGCTGGTGAACGCGCTCGGACACCGCGACCTGTCGCCCCAGGCGCGCGGCAGCCAGGTGCAGGTACACATGTTTCCGGACCGCATCGAGTTCCAGAGCCCCGGCGGGCTGTTCGGCCCCATTCAGCCGGACCAGCTGGGAGAGCCCGGGGTGCAGTCGTCGCGCAACGCGTTCCTGATGAAGGTGCTGGAAGACCTTCCGCCTCCGGGCGAGTCGCGGCCGCTGTGCGAGAACCGCGGAACCGGCCTGACTGCCATGATCGAGCAGCTGCGCCGGTCGGGCATGTCGCCGCCTCGGTTCGACGTCAGCCTCACGCGGTTCCGGGTGGTGCTTCCCAATCACAGCCTGTACGACGAGGAGACGCTGCGCTGGCTGGAGGACCTGGCGAAAGGCGAGCCCGTGTCGGAGGCGCAGCGGCAGGCGCTTGCGTTCGCCCGACACAACGGCACCCTGACGAACGGCGACTACTGCCGGGTGGCCGGCCGCGACTCGCGCGTTGCCACGCGCGAGTTGAACGAGCTGGTGGATCGCGGAGTGCTGGAGCGCACGGGCGCGGGGCGATGGTCCACCTACGCGCTTCGCGACCGCACGGAGCCCGGCGCCGCGCCGCGGCCCCGGCGGGATCGCGCGGACGAAATCGTGGACCTGCTCCGATCCTCGGACTCGCTGTCGGCACGCGAGATCGCGGCGAAGTTGGGGCTCTCGGCCTCGGGCGCCCGCCACTGGCTTTCGCGCCTGCGCCGCGCCGGGCGAATCCGCTCGTCCGCACGCACGCCCACATCGCCGGAAACGCGCTATGTGCTGGACGACGTGCGCCAAGCTTGA
- a CDS encoding (2Fe-2S)-binding protein, with amino-acid sequence MKDLVTLQVNGDTHEVAVPTHWTLLESLRYAVQLTGSKQGCDKGDCGACTVWLNGVPTLACITPVYEAVGQRVTTVEGLVGLRTAPGAPHPLQDAFDVCGAAQCGFCTPGILMSAAALLEENTAPTRDEIKDALSGNLCRCTGYTKILDAVEMAAATLRQQPEVAA; translated from the coding sequence ATGAAGGACCTTGTTACCCTGCAGGTGAACGGCGACACGCATGAGGTGGCGGTGCCCACGCACTGGACGCTGCTGGAGTCGCTGCGCTACGCCGTGCAGCTCACCGGCAGCAAGCAGGGGTGCGACAAGGGCGACTGCGGCGCGTGCACCGTGTGGCTGAACGGCGTTCCCACGCTGGCGTGCATCACCCCCGTGTACGAGGCCGTGGGGCAGCGGGTGACCACGGTGGAGGGGCTGGTGGGGCTGCGCACCGCGCCGGGCGCACCGCACCCCCTGCAGGACGCATTCGACGTGTGCGGCGCGGCCCAGTGCGGCTTCTGCACGCCGGGCATTTTGATGAGCGCGGCGGCGCTGCTGGAGGAGAACACGGCGCCCACGCGCGACGAGATCAAGGACGCGCTCAGCGGCAACCTGTGCCGCTGCACCGGCTACACCAAGATTTTGGACGCGGTGGAGATGGCGGCGGCGACGCTGCGCCAGCAGCCGGAGGTGGCGGCATGA